GCTGAACCAGGATATCATGAAGCGTGCTCGGGAGAAGGTGAAGTGCTACCACAAGAATTTCATTATTGATGAGGATAACAGGTGGTTACTACAAGGATGGAAGGGGCGCATCCTGTTTGCTCTCTCCACATGGAAGCCAAATCACCATTCTTCCTAGTTTCTGCAGTTTCTATGACCGTAGAATACTGTAAATGGAGACCTGTTCATATTCTTGAATTCTTGGGCTGCTTGTTCCTGGCCAACAACCTATTAGTAGGTAATGCTATTTGAACCAGTACTGAAGAAACAAAACCATTTGCTCAGTAGTGACATGATTCATTTCTTTGTGGATGCACATGATGAACCCGCTTATGCCTGTAGCATCTACTCAATACAGGTTCCCATATATAGTTAGTTTTGACAGGAACATTTAGTGCATTTTTTGCGGAGCAGGCTAGGTATGTTAATTATGCTAGACATAGTCGTGTAGGTGCTTCGTTCATGGGTTAGTCTTGTATTATATTCCTTCTTCCAGATTATTCAGTAATGTTTCAAGGTTCCAATTTTGCTTGGTGTGTATTTCATTTCCTTATCTGAAAATTGTAGATACACCTTGTCATGAGTTCCAGTATGTGAAGACAGGTCATATTGCCCTCTAATATTTTGTGCTTTTCTTCCTTAGTATACTAATATTAACTTTGTTTTTCATGCAGCCACAGTGCAACCAATAACCAAAACTCTGCTACTAGTTGCTCCCAAAAATTTCCTCGGTTTCATTAGCTGGATGTTGATCCAATGTAGATGGGTGCTCAAATGTAGCTGGGCCTAACTAATAATGCTCAGAACAATGAAATGCAAAACCTTAGTTTGTAGAGTAACATCCATTACTGATTATTTTCCCTCTCACTCTTTTGGTGTGAAATGCTACAATTTTGATTCCTGTAATAGATTTGGACCGATCAAAGATTTTGTGAAATAATCGGCACGAGCTTTATCTTTTCAAGTTGATAGCTGTTTATTTTGCTGTAAATTTCCATAGACCAGCAAACTTGGTCCAGCTTCCTAATTCTAACCCAATTCTTTAGTTTGCTTGGTCGTGCCATTTCAATTGCTTAATCGGCAGTTGTAAATACACCTTTCCGTGAATCACAATATGCGATGAACTGCCattcttgtttgtttgttcaatCCTCATCTATCTAATGCTCTTGCGACAGTCTGGGGAATGAACAGGTCAACCAGCAGGCATGCGAGATGCGACCACGGCCACATGAATACAGATGCTACAGAACAAGGCGTATCGGCTACATCACCGGATGTGTAATCGGTGCATGTTGGCTTGGGTATCTAGAAGAATCAAAGCCGGCGGCGTGTGAAACTGTTGGACACGACAAATGGCGCGAATGATCCTGGAGCAACTAGCTGCAAGCTACTACTGCTGAAACCGATAGCCCGCCATGGACATCACTGTCTCCTGAAAAGCACGGCGCATCTGCCAATTGAAGAGCAACCCAATTTTTGTCGTGTGTATCAATATCATCATGCACATCACAGAGCACaggggagaaagaaaagactGGGCCGACGAATCCAGACATGCCTGCATTACAAGTTAGAAAGACTTAAAAGTTGTAACAACGACCGGCTATGCAGGGAATCTCTCTACATCTCAACGTTTTTTGGTTCTCTGTGCatgaatttggatttgaaaccTTGTGACATGATAGACACATATCTCATGAACCCACtaaatttatttcaaaatgttACCGCACGTTGGGACCACGGTAGCATCCTAAAAGGGGAGCACTCGATATCTTCTCGCCAGCCGAGGTGCATGCTCGAGAACTCTGAACCTGCCGATACAATCCAAGGCTCCaataatacaacaaagcaacGTTCACCGCTGAAAGTTACAGCGGAGGCACGGCAGCTCGGCGATAACAATTACCGACAAGGCATGTCGTGGTCGATGGCGCGAGTGGTAGTAGTCCTGGAGATAAATTTGTTTAATGCTCCTACTAATCGTAGCCGCCGATAGCCAGGCGCTGATGACGGCGTATAATATATTCCCGTCCACGCGAGATCATCACGCCGGTCCAGTGAACATGATCACCAGTGGAGCAGTTTATTGCAAATCTTCTGGGCCACGCTTCAGGTTAATCAAACAGAAGATACCTGTGTAGTGTGTACTATGGCCTGAATATTATACTGCCTCCCGATAGATTTGGTAGGATCAAACGGGATGTACAAAGGTGCGACTGCAGCAGATTTTATTCGATTGTGCCGCGAGAGACAGCGGTGGCAGCGTGCTTAAAGTATCCAGTGTCAGTGTGTAAAGGGCAAGTTGGGCTTTATTAATACGGAGGAAACAGTGTCGGACCTACAGTAATCTTTGCGCAGTGGTCATGTGGTTCAGGGGAGCTGAAAATTTCGTAGCTTCGATGTTCTCTTTTGGAAGTCTGGCTGGCTTCAGTGTCATGCTCTCCTGCTTCATGGGCCTGCATGTGACTTGGACCGTTCAGCGTCCACGTTAGACTTGGGTTTCCTGGTGAGTGGCGACGGCTGTCAGTTGGGCTTTATTGACAACATGCCCGGTAAGAGTTGGGCTTAGAAAAATATAGACGTGTTCCCTCACCAACAAAATAGACAGAATTGCACAGAACATTCGGGATTTTGCCGTGAATTCACGCCAGTGTTTATTCAACAAGTATCAAAAGTTCAAAAGTCGTCATCAGAGAGtgacaaaaaaatgaaagaaaggcaaaaaaaaggaaaattggtAAGAAAGGTCAGCTATGAACGGCCTAAAACACACTAAAATCCCCCGCAGGAGAAAACAATCGCAAATTGGCGAATAAATCAGACAAGGGGCCAGGACAAATAAAGAGCAGCCAGAGATCAAGTCCGTCTAGCATTTGGGCATATCAGACGGCGGGGGAAGCAGCTTCTGGTTGGGTTTGCTCCCATCATGCACCAGCCATGCCATTCTTAGCCCCCAAGTCGTATGCACCTCCAGATGGCAATGCATGAACCATACCCCTGCATGAGCATACATAGCAATTAGCAAACGAGTCAATACCTCACAAAATTTGGTACTTGATCAGTTAGGATATTGTGTTTCACGTATGGATTTAGTATAACACTTGAGTTAATTACCTGGGTTGTCCGCAAGGAAACGAATGGCCACCCACCCGCCAGCCGGCACGCCAACCGTGTTCCTTTCGACAGGGTCGACGAGGTTGAACTTGGCTGGGTCCTTCGCCGAATCGTAGTTGCCAAACCCTTGCCCGACGACGAAGTAGTTGAAGCCGTGAAGGTGCAGAGGGTGGCTCTCGATGCCGAGCACGCTCGTGTCCTGCATCACTAGCTCCACCGACGTGTTGAATGGCAACGCAAGTAACTTTGTTCCCGTGGCCACGTTCGTGTTGTTCGGAGGGGTCCCCGTGTAGTTGAACGGCGAGAGTGGCATAGCCGGAAAGTCGGACGCGTAGACGCCCGTGGTGAGCCCCGTGAAGTGCGATTGCAGGAGTGCCTTGGTGGGGAGCACAAGGGAGACGTTGTTCACTGCCGCCGCGAACTGCGTGCCATTGGGCCCTTGGCAAGTCATGTTCTTGGGGCAAGGCAGCGTGCCCAACCCGATTGTGAAGAAGAACCTCTTGTCCACCGTTTGTGGAACGGCCGCAGGGTACTTTGTCGTGGCGAGGCTCCGGAGCTTGGTTGTGAAGTTCGTGACGAATTTGGTGTCGTTGAACCGGGGTAGCATCGGTTTGAAGAGCGGCAAGTTCTTGTCGAAGCTTGACGATGAACTTGGGTCTTCATGGTACTCAAGGATGCCGGCAACGGTTGTGTTGTCGAAGGTGCCGGGCCTGATGACGGAGTAGGGTGCGGCGGACATGTAGAAGTTGGCCTTGGGGTTGACCGGCTTGGCGGTGAGTAGTACGTTGGTGGTTTGGCCTGGCGAGATGACAATGGTCTTGACGGTGAACGGCTTTACGTAGACGGCATCGACCTCAACGACTGTGAGCGTGTGGTTGgcgacggagaagaagagctcgTCGTTGAGCGCGGCGTTGATGAGGCGCAGTAGGTATGTTTTCCCGGGTGTCACCTTCAGCTTGAACGTGTCTGCGTACATGCACGGTGATTCACTAATTAGTCAGCATGTTTTTGCAAACCTAGCTTGATGCCGACTTAAACGAGTAGAAAGTATACCCAGACCTAGTACTAGGTGTAACGTTGCAAAGATTTTGTTCACGTACGTAGCACCGGCCGGACCCAACAGCATCAATTGCTTGCTAAGGCTTACCAAATGTTAGGTCAGGTATCGCTGGGCTTCCAAGGACTAAACCATTACAATAA
The Brachypodium distachyon strain Bd21 chromosome 2, Brachypodium_distachyon_v3.0, whole genome shotgun sequence genome window above contains:
- the LOC100844550 gene encoding laccase-4 is translated as MAMAISSGLPACSVVMATLMVLIIQAQGITRHYDFDVQMAKVTRLCGSKSIVTVNGQFPGPELVAREGDRVHVRVTNHVSHNMSLHWHGIRQMQTGWADGPAYITQCPIQMGQTYVYKFTITGQRGTLWWHAHISWHRATVYGAIVILPKLGVPYPFAAPHKEVPVIFGEWWAADTEVVMSQALKVGGAPNISDAFTINGLPGPLYNCSAQDTFKLKVTPGKTYLLRLINAALNDELFFSVANHTLTVVEVDAVYVKPFTVKTIVISPGQTTNVLLTAKPVNPKANFYMSAAPYSVIRPGTFDNTTVAGILEYHEDPSSSSSFDKNLPLFKPMLPRFNDTKFVTNFTTKLRSLATTKYPAAVPQTVDKRFFFTIGLGTLPCPKNMTCQGPNGTQFAAAVNNVSLVLPTKALLQSHFTGLTTGVYASDFPAMPLSPFNYTGTPPNNTNVATGTKLLALPFNTSVELVMQDTSVLGIESHPLHLHGFNYFVVGQGFGNYDSAKDPAKFNLVDPVERNTVGVPAGGWVAIRFLADNPGVWFMHCHLEVHTTWGLRMAWLVHDGSKPNQKLLPPPSDMPKC